One segment of Myxococcus xanthus DNA contains the following:
- a CDS encoding fumarylacetoacetate hydrolase family protein: MTTARYCRFLHEGRAHHGRVEGSEVVVLTAAPWAGAKETGIHRSLSSLTLLVPSDASKVVCIGQNYRKHAEEMGKPVPPEPLIFTKPSTALNGTGSPIRIPKASQEVHYEAELALVIGEKLKNADESTAARAIWGLTCFNDVTARDVQRREIQHTRAKGYDTFACAGPWAVTGLSPADLRIVCRVNGQVRQDSRTSDMIFSPARLVSFISHIMTLLPGDIVSTGTPSGVGKLSAGDTVEVELEGIGTLVNPVEMEP; encoded by the coding sequence ATGACGACCGCGCGCTACTGCCGCTTCCTGCATGAGGGCCGTGCGCACCACGGCCGGGTGGAAGGCTCCGAGGTGGTGGTCCTCACCGCCGCGCCCTGGGCTGGCGCGAAGGAGACGGGCATCCACCGCTCGCTGTCCTCGCTGACGCTGCTGGTGCCGTCGGACGCGTCCAAGGTCGTGTGTATCGGCCAGAACTACCGCAAGCACGCGGAGGAGATGGGCAAGCCGGTGCCGCCCGAGCCGCTCATCTTCACCAAGCCCTCCACGGCGCTCAATGGCACGGGCTCGCCCATCCGCATCCCCAAGGCGAGCCAGGAAGTCCACTACGAGGCGGAGCTGGCGCTCGTCATCGGCGAGAAGCTGAAGAACGCCGACGAGTCCACCGCGGCGCGCGCCATCTGGGGCCTCACCTGCTTCAACGACGTGACGGCGCGCGACGTCCAGCGCCGCGAGATTCAGCACACCCGCGCCAAGGGCTACGACACCTTCGCGTGCGCGGGGCCGTGGGCGGTGACGGGCCTGTCTCCCGCCGACCTCCGCATTGTGTGCCGGGTGAACGGGCAGGTGCGCCAGGACAGCCGCACATCCGACATGATTTTCAGTCCCGCGCGCCTGGTGTCGTTCATCTCCCACATCATGACGCTGCTGCCTGGGGACATCGTCAGCACCGGGACGCCGTCGGGTGTGGGGAAGCTGTCGGCCGGGGACACGGTGGAGGTGGAGCTGGAGGGAATCGGAACCCTGGTGAACCCTGTTGAGATGGAGCCGTGA
- the dapB gene encoding 4-hydroxy-tetrahydrodipicolinate reductase: protein MIRTVITGITGRMGSTLLRLALDSGDLRVVGGTARPGSASVGQDAGVATRLGPVDVTVVDSLERALDAAQADVVIDFTSAELSVAHAKVCAARGVALVVGSTGFTPEASAALAESAKAVPIVAAPNMSVGVNLVIRMAAELARVLGPGFDVEVLEAHHRMKKDAPSGTALRLAEVLTEALGRTQEDLTFARHGQIGARPAREIGVQTLRGGDVVGEHTVYFLGEGERIELTHRATNRDQFAAGALRAARWVAGRAPGLHDMADVLGFQRTS from the coding sequence ATGATTCGCACCGTCATCACCGGCATCACCGGCCGCATGGGCAGCACGTTGCTTCGCCTGGCGCTCGACTCGGGAGACCTGCGGGTGGTGGGAGGCACGGCGCGGCCGGGCAGTGCCTCGGTGGGCCAGGACGCCGGGGTGGCGACGCGGCTGGGCCCGGTGGACGTGACGGTGGTGGACAGCCTGGAGCGCGCGCTGGACGCCGCGCAGGCGGACGTCGTCATCGACTTCACCAGCGCGGAGCTGAGCGTGGCGCACGCGAAGGTGTGTGCCGCGCGCGGCGTGGCCCTGGTGGTGGGCTCCACCGGCTTCACGCCGGAGGCGTCCGCGGCGCTGGCGGAGAGCGCGAAGGCGGTGCCCATCGTCGCCGCGCCGAACATGTCGGTGGGCGTCAACCTGGTCATCCGCATGGCGGCGGAGCTGGCGCGGGTGCTGGGGCCGGGCTTCGACGTGGAGGTGCTGGAGGCGCACCACCGCATGAAGAAGGACGCGCCCAGCGGCACCGCGCTGCGGCTGGCGGAAGTGCTGACGGAGGCCCTGGGGCGCACCCAGGAGGACCTCACCTTCGCGAGGCATGGGCAGATTGGCGCGCGGCCCGCGCGCGAGATTGGTGTGCAGACGCTGCGGGGCGGCGACGTGGTGGGCGAGCACACCGTGTACTTCCTGGGTGAGGGCGAGCGCATCGAGCTCACGCACCGCGCCACCAACCGAGACCAGTTCGCTGCTGGCGCGCTGAGGGCCGCGCGCTGGGTGGCGGGGCGCGCGCCTGGTCTCCATGACATGGCCGACGTGCTCGGCTTCCAGAGGACTTCATGA
- the dapA gene encoding 4-hydroxy-tetrahydrodipicolinate synthase has protein sequence MKTFEGSMTALATPFRNGALDEPAYRALVRQQIEGGTSVLVPMGTTGEAVTMTADERARAVKVVVEEAKGRVTVVGGAGSNSTAETIDGVRRVRDAGADGTLIVTPYYNKPTQEGLLEHYRAVAKAHPGFPIIAYNVPGRTGVDLLPDTVLRLCDIPEVVALKEATGSMPRAIDILEKCGDRMTLLSGDDFTVLPFIACGGKGVISVSSNVAPRMMADLVAAARAGNIAVARDLQVRMNELHRLLFIESNPTPVKWGLHVMGLFGPEVRLPLVQMTEPNAAKLRDTLRQLGLLTG, from the coding sequence ATGAAGACCTTCGAAGGCTCCATGACGGCGCTGGCCACTCCGTTTCGCAACGGAGCGCTCGATGAGCCCGCATACCGGGCGCTGGTCCGCCAGCAGATTGAAGGGGGCACCAGCGTGCTGGTCCCCATGGGCACCACCGGCGAGGCCGTGACGATGACGGCCGACGAGCGGGCCCGTGCGGTGAAGGTGGTGGTGGAGGAGGCGAAGGGCCGCGTGACGGTGGTGGGCGGCGCCGGCTCCAACAGCACCGCGGAGACCATCGACGGCGTGCGCCGCGTGCGCGACGCGGGCGCGGACGGCACGCTCATCGTCACGCCCTACTACAACAAGCCCACGCAGGAGGGCTTGCTGGAGCACTACCGCGCGGTGGCCAAGGCGCACCCGGGCTTCCCCATCATCGCCTACAACGTGCCGGGCCGGACGGGCGTGGACCTGCTGCCCGACACCGTGCTGCGGCTGTGTGACATCCCCGAGGTGGTGGCGCTCAAGGAGGCCACTGGCAGCATGCCTCGGGCCATCGACATCCTGGAGAAGTGCGGCGACCGGATGACGCTCTTGTCCGGTGACGACTTCACCGTGCTGCCCTTCATCGCTTGCGGCGGCAAGGGCGTCATCTCCGTGTCGTCCAACGTGGCGCCGCGGATGATGGCGGACCTGGTGGCGGCGGCGCGCGCGGGGAATATCGCGGTGGCGCGCGACCTCCAGGTGCGGATGAACGAGTTGCACCGCCTGCTCTTCATCGAATCCAACCCCACGCCCGTGAAGTGGGGATTGCACGTGATGGGATTGTTCGGGCCCGAAGTGCGGTTGCCCCTGGTGCAGATGACCGAGCCCAACGCCGCGAAGCTTCGCGACACCCTGCGCCAGCTGGGCCTGCTCACGGGCTGA
- the lysA gene encoding diaminopimelate decarboxylase, with protein MNHFAYHKGVLHAEDVPLAAIAESVGTPTYVYSTATLTRHIRVVTEAFGDRPHLICYSVKANSNLAILRLIAERGGGFDIVSGGELARVRHVGGDAGKTVFAGVGKTQEEMEAALAAGILLFNVESAEELEALDAVGRRLGRRAPFALRVNPDVDARTHRYISTGLKTSKFGVPFEEAVALYARAKKMKGLLAAGLDCHIGSQLTQTAPIRAALSKVAGLYSALKEKGHPLAYLDVGGGLGITYLDETPPSPEEYARTVLAAAGATGATLILEPGRALVGNAGVLLTRVLYRKKTPARHFVVVDAGMNDLLRPALYEAHHGLQPLVKRRGKAVEVDVVGPVCESTDVLAKARPLVLPQAGELFAFMSAGAYGMSMSSTYNSRPRPAEVLVDGAAWRVVRERERVEDLWRGERA; from the coding sequence GTGAATCACTTCGCTTACCACAAGGGCGTGCTCCACGCGGAGGATGTGCCGCTGGCGGCCATCGCCGAGTCCGTGGGCACGCCCACCTACGTGTACTCCACCGCCACGCTCACCCGGCACATCCGGGTGGTGACGGAGGCCTTCGGAGACCGGCCGCACCTCATCTGTTACTCGGTGAAGGCCAACTCGAACCTGGCCATCCTCCGGCTCATCGCCGAGCGGGGCGGCGGGTTCGACATCGTCTCCGGCGGCGAGCTGGCCCGGGTGCGGCATGTGGGCGGGGACGCCGGGAAGACGGTGTTCGCTGGCGTGGGAAAGACGCAGGAGGAGATGGAGGCGGCGCTGGCCGCGGGCATCCTCCTCTTCAACGTGGAGAGCGCCGAGGAGCTGGAGGCGCTGGACGCCGTGGGCCGCCGCCTGGGGCGCCGCGCGCCATTCGCCCTGCGCGTGAATCCGGACGTGGATGCGCGCACGCACCGTTACATCTCCACCGGCCTGAAGACGTCGAAGTTCGGAGTGCCGTTCGAGGAGGCGGTGGCCCTCTACGCGCGCGCGAAGAAGATGAAGGGCCTGCTGGCCGCCGGGTTGGATTGCCACATCGGCTCGCAGCTCACCCAGACGGCGCCCATTCGCGCGGCCTTGTCCAAGGTGGCGGGCCTGTATTCCGCGCTCAAGGAAAAGGGCCATCCGCTGGCGTACCTGGACGTGGGCGGCGGGCTGGGCATCACCTATCTGGACGAGACGCCGCCGTCTCCGGAGGAGTACGCCCGCACCGTGCTGGCCGCGGCGGGTGCCACCGGGGCCACGCTCATCCTGGAGCCGGGCCGGGCGCTGGTGGGCAACGCGGGCGTGTTGCTCACGCGCGTGCTGTACCGGAAGAAGACGCCAGCGCGGCACTTCGTGGTGGTGGACGCGGGCATGAATGACTTGCTGCGCCCCGCGCTCTACGAGGCGCACCACGGCCTTCAGCCCCTGGTGAAGCGGCGGGGCAAGGCGGTGGAGGTAGACGTGGTGGGGCCGGTGTGTGAATCCACCGACGTGCTGGCGAAGGCACGGCCCCTGGTGCTTCCGCAAGCAGGCGAGTTGTTCGCTTTCATGAGCGCGGGCGCGTACGGCATGAGTATGTCGTCCACTTATAACTCCCGGCCACGCCCGGCCGAGGTGCTGGTGGACGGTGCGGCGTGGCGCGTGGTCCGGGAGCGGGAGCGCGTCGAGGATCTCTGGCGCGGTGAGCGGGCCTGA
- the lptM gene encoding LPS translocon maturation chaperone LptM, whose product MCKVLARLCVAASVSLMLAACGIKGPPRPPGPPPAPATQTQSPPPESERGPLEPSGPTLSPTPETGVETPLSPTESEDAGVP is encoded by the coding sequence ATGTGCAAGGTCCTCGCGCGGCTGTGCGTGGCCGCCAGCGTGTCACTGATGCTGGCGGCGTGTGGCATCAAGGGGCCCCCGCGGCCACCCGGGCCTCCACCAGCGCCCGCGACGCAGACGCAGTCGCCGCCCCCTGAGTCGGAGCGAGGGCCCCTGGAGCCGTCGGGGCCCACCCTGTCTCCCACGCCGGAGACCGGGGTGGAGACGCCGCTGTCACCGACGGAGTCCGAGGACGCGGGAGTCCCGTGA
- a CDS encoding TIGR04551 family protein: MSHALLAALLVASSTATAQTPVPEGSPPAPAPAEAAPAESVPAETAPVSSTREGVSRDDLEALKEELREEIRAEAAKQSIGATDEWAEEFPEEKRKLEVFTLDGYFRVRPTLFYKFDLGKAPGRELFPRSPRSAQENTQSFATMRVRLAPTFNISEQVALKMEVLGLDNFIMGAMPDTLLPGNTRNIFGIFSESQDPLADALQDSIKLRRAYGEVKTPVGILRFGRMGSQWGLGMLRNDGTCFDCDFGDTVDRVQFVTNPFEGWYVTPMLDFNSEGVTDTRGTVGEPIDLTQSDDAHSWVIAIARRDTDQVIRSKLDNNQGVLQYGLHFTYRTQKWEYDGSTTNGQNTGFIPRDATLFVPDLWLKYEEKNWRLEFEAAAQLGRIGNRALDVGAINDPTLNQSLTVAQFGGVAQGELRLLDQKLSLNMELGFASGDKAYGFGNQPGRPGSGANGQTAPGDFEGPQYDCGTGGCRDNAIRNFRFNRDYRIDLILWRELLVGVTDAFYVRPSAKYTITEGFDIYGRVIYSQAMYAQSTPSTTRKALGLEVNVGADYKTEDGFIAGIAYGILFPMSGLQEFDATLRNDLDTPQTIRAWLGMQF; encoded by the coding sequence ATGTCTCACGCCCTGCTGGCGGCGCTACTCGTCGCTTCGTCCACGGCCACCGCTCAGACGCCGGTGCCGGAGGGTAGCCCGCCCGCGCCCGCGCCCGCGGAAGCCGCCCCCGCGGAGTCTGTTCCCGCGGAGACCGCGCCTGTGTCCTCCACTCGTGAGGGCGTCAGCCGTGACGACCTGGAAGCGCTGAAGGAGGAGCTTCGCGAGGAGATTCGCGCCGAGGCCGCCAAGCAGTCCATTGGCGCCACGGACGAGTGGGCCGAGGAGTTCCCGGAGGAGAAGCGCAAGCTCGAGGTCTTCACGCTCGACGGCTACTTCCGCGTCCGCCCCACGCTCTTCTACAAGTTCGACCTGGGCAAGGCGCCCGGCCGGGAGCTCTTCCCGCGCTCGCCTCGCAGCGCGCAGGAGAACACCCAGTCCTTCGCCACCATGCGCGTGCGCCTGGCGCCCACCTTCAACATCTCCGAGCAGGTGGCGTTGAAGATGGAGGTCCTCGGCCTGGACAACTTCATCATGGGCGCCATGCCGGACACGCTGCTGCCCGGCAACACGCGCAACATCTTCGGCATCTTCTCCGAGAGCCAGGACCCGCTGGCGGACGCGCTCCAGGACTCCATCAAGCTGCGCCGCGCCTACGGTGAGGTGAAGACGCCGGTGGGCATCCTGCGCTTCGGCCGCATGGGCAGCCAGTGGGGCCTGGGCATGCTGCGCAACGACGGCACCTGCTTCGACTGCGACTTCGGCGACACCGTGGACCGCGTCCAGTTCGTCACCAACCCCTTCGAGGGCTGGTACGTGACGCCGATGCTGGACTTCAACTCGGAGGGCGTCACCGACACGCGTGGCACCGTGGGCGAGCCCATCGACCTGACCCAGTCCGATGACGCGCACAGTTGGGTGATTGCCATCGCGCGCCGGGACACCGACCAGGTCATCCGCTCCAAGCTGGACAACAACCAGGGCGTGCTCCAGTACGGCCTGCACTTCACCTACCGCACCCAGAAGTGGGAGTACGACGGCTCCACCACGAATGGCCAGAACACCGGCTTCATCCCGCGGGACGCGACGCTGTTCGTGCCGGACCTGTGGCTGAAGTACGAGGAGAAGAACTGGCGGCTGGAGTTCGAGGCCGCCGCCCAGTTGGGGCGCATCGGCAACCGCGCGCTGGACGTGGGCGCCATCAACGACCCCACGCTCAACCAGAGCCTCACCGTGGCCCAGTTCGGCGGCGTGGCGCAGGGTGAGTTGCGGCTGCTGGACCAGAAGCTGTCGCTGAACATGGAGCTGGGCTTCGCCTCCGGCGACAAGGCGTATGGCTTCGGCAACCAGCCGGGCCGCCCGGGTTCGGGCGCCAACGGCCAGACGGCGCCGGGTGACTTCGAGGGCCCGCAGTACGACTGCGGCACGGGCGGCTGCAGGGACAACGCCATCCGCAACTTCCGCTTCAACCGCGACTACCGCATCGACCTCATCCTGTGGCGCGAGCTGCTGGTCGGGGTGACGGACGCGTTCTATGTCCGCCCCTCGGCGAAGTACACCATCACCGAGGGCTTCGACATCTACGGCCGCGTCATCTACTCGCAGGCCATGTACGCGCAGTCCACGCCGTCCACCACGCGCAAGGCGCTGGGCCTGGAGGTCAACGTGGGCGCGGACTACAAGACGGAGGACGGGTTCATCGCCGGCATCGCGTACGGCATCCTGTTCCCGATGAGCGGCTTGCAGGAGTTCGACGCGACGCTGCGCAACGACCTGGACACGCCGCAGACCATCCGCGCGTGGCTGGGGATGCAGTTCTAG
- the mutM gene encoding bifunctional DNA-formamidopyrimidine glycosylase/DNA-(apurinic or apyrimidinic site) lyase: MPELPEVEIARRNLVRWFSDRRIVRAESENTRIFRGAERQQFDALTGRLESLVRRGKYLLFAFEGGKGLMGHLGMTGKFVRRTEGQVAPYSRARFHLDDGHVIHFSDPRMFGRLEPAPAARLRELDAVRILGRDPLADGLTAGQLQQAVGSSRKELKVALMDQERISGLGNIHAAEALFRAGLHPSRQPGSLTPDEWKRLVQAIRATIDFGLKEQEGEEPVYLEEGRSENPFQVYGRAGSPCSQCGTRVESFTQGGRTTHFCPRCQPEDGRRSEAGAPAVDGAKARPGKR; encoded by the coding sequence ATGCCAGAGCTACCCGAAGTCGAAATCGCGCGGCGCAACCTGGTGCGCTGGTTCAGCGACCGGCGCATCGTGCGCGCCGAGTCGGAGAACACCCGCATCTTCCGAGGCGCCGAGCGCCAGCAGTTCGACGCACTCACGGGCCGGTTGGAGTCGCTGGTCCGCCGGGGCAAGTACCTGCTCTTCGCTTTCGAGGGCGGTAAGGGGCTGATGGGGCACCTGGGGATGACGGGCAAGTTCGTCCGCCGCACCGAGGGGCAGGTGGCGCCCTACAGCCGCGCCCGGTTCCATCTGGACGACGGCCATGTCATCCACTTCTCCGATCCACGAATGTTCGGCCGCCTGGAGCCGGCGCCCGCCGCGCGCCTGCGGGAGCTGGACGCGGTGCGAATCCTGGGGAGGGATCCGCTGGCGGATGGCCTCACCGCGGGGCAGCTCCAGCAGGCCGTGGGCTCCTCCCGGAAGGAGCTGAAGGTGGCGCTGATGGACCAGGAGCGCATCTCTGGCCTGGGCAACATCCACGCCGCCGAGGCGCTCTTCCGCGCGGGCCTTCACCCCTCGCGCCAGCCCGGCTCCCTGACGCCGGACGAGTGGAAACGCCTGGTCCAGGCCATCCGCGCCACCATCGACTTCGGCCTCAAGGAGCAGGAGGGGGAGGAGCCGGTGTACCTGGAGGAGGGGCGCTCGGAGAATCCATTCCAGGTGTACGGCCGCGCGGGGAGCCCATGCTCCCAGTGTGGCACCCGGGTCGAGTCCTTCACCCAGGGAGGCCGTACCACCCACTTCTGTCCCCGGTGCCAGCCGGAGGACGGACGCCGAAGTGAGGCGGGGGCGCCGGCCGTTGACGGCGCGAAGGCCCGCCCTGGTAAGCGTTGA
- a CDS encoding M48 family metallopeptidase — MQRILVAVLGVTLALGLSTGCTKQRISAEKAVARTLISDEQEEQLGKQVKAELETKEKIKYVQNAAVVDYVRGISTSILNQASKDRPGVKWKINVIDDPKTVNAFATPGGYLYVYTGLILAADTEAELAGVMAHEAGHVVGRHSARAMVNQMGLQAITQAALGQNPGTVAQIAASLVSGGTLLAHGRGEEIEADEYGARYASGAGYDPRGLITFFEKLQKEQGDTPALMKWLSTHPTNRDRIVNIQKIISQKNLRGSNNGPGGLPAIKQALGGK; from the coding sequence ATGCAGCGCATCCTCGTGGCGGTACTGGGAGTCACCCTGGCATTGGGCCTGTCGACGGGCTGCACCAAGCAGCGCATCTCCGCCGAGAAGGCCGTGGCCCGCACCCTCATCTCCGACGAGCAGGAGGAGCAGCTCGGCAAGCAGGTCAAGGCGGAGCTGGAGACGAAGGAGAAGATCAAATACGTGCAGAACGCGGCCGTCGTCGACTATGTGCGCGGCATCTCCACCAGCATCCTGAACCAGGCCTCCAAGGACCGGCCCGGGGTGAAGTGGAAGATCAACGTCATCGACGACCCGAAGACGGTCAACGCGTTCGCCACGCCCGGCGGCTACCTGTACGTCTACACGGGCCTCATCCTGGCCGCGGACACGGAGGCGGAGCTGGCCGGCGTCATGGCGCACGAGGCGGGCCACGTCGTGGGCCGTCACTCCGCGCGCGCCATGGTCAACCAGATGGGCCTGCAGGCCATCACCCAGGCGGCGCTGGGGCAAAACCCGGGCACGGTGGCGCAGATCGCCGCGTCGCTGGTGAGCGGCGGCACGCTGCTGGCGCACGGCCGCGGCGAGGAGATTGAAGCCGACGAGTACGGCGCCCGCTACGCCTCCGGGGCGGGCTATGACCCGCGGGGCCTCATCACCTTCTTCGAGAAGCTCCAGAAGGAGCAGGGCGACACGCCCGCGCTGATGAAGTGGCTGAGCACGCACCCCACCAACAGGGATCGCATCGTGAACATCCAGAAGATCATCTCGCAGAAGAACCTGCGGGGCAGCAACAACGGCCCGGGTGGGCTTCCCGCCATCAAGCAGGCCCTGGGCGGCAAGTAG
- a CDS encoding YihY/virulence factor BrkB family protein: MRLPRLKHLSWREFSRRFVREFQEDSVTDIAAQLSYYLLFSLFPFLFFLVTLVAYLPFAPGAVDAMLDRIRPLVPGDAMGLITGHLQSLVNQPQPKLLTAGLVITLWSASRGVNALRTALNLAYDVSESRPLWKTQGLAMLVTLLGSLLIPLSFAAFLLGGRLGLWLAGKLQLVDAFHLVWSWLRWPFTASLVMLVLALCYYLLPDVKQRFKYITPGSVLGTGLWLTSTWGFTQYVEHFGKYNVTYGSIGGVMVLLLWLYLSGLIFIVGGEVNAILEHASVEGKSKGARGFGEPAPLEPPLKTPGAAKSASSAMRSKLARFRWRRRVARGQEPEPTVEEQDPRSSTLH; the protein is encoded by the coding sequence ATGCGGTTGCCCAGACTCAAGCACCTGTCCTGGCGCGAGTTCAGCCGGCGCTTCGTGAGGGAGTTCCAGGAGGACAGCGTCACCGACATCGCGGCGCAACTGTCGTACTACCTGCTGTTCTCGCTGTTCCCCTTCCTCTTCTTCCTCGTCACGCTGGTGGCGTACCTGCCGTTCGCCCCGGGCGCGGTGGACGCGATGTTGGACCGCATCCGTCCACTGGTGCCGGGGGACGCGATGGGCCTCATCACCGGCCACCTGCAGTCCCTGGTCAACCAGCCCCAGCCCAAGCTGCTGACGGCCGGTCTGGTCATCACGCTGTGGTCCGCGTCGCGCGGCGTGAATGCGCTGCGCACCGCGCTCAACCTGGCCTACGACGTCTCTGAATCCCGGCCCCTCTGGAAGACGCAGGGCCTGGCGATGCTGGTGACGCTGCTGGGCTCGCTGCTCATCCCGCTGTCCTTCGCCGCGTTCCTGCTCGGTGGGCGGCTGGGGCTGTGGCTGGCGGGCAAGCTGCAACTCGTGGACGCCTTCCACCTCGTGTGGTCCTGGTTGCGCTGGCCCTTCACCGCGTCACTGGTGATGCTGGTGCTGGCGCTCTGCTACTACCTGCTGCCCGACGTGAAGCAGCGCTTCAAGTACATCACCCCCGGCTCCGTCCTGGGCACGGGCCTGTGGCTGACGAGCACCTGGGGCTTCACGCAGTACGTGGAGCACTTCGGCAAGTACAACGTCACCTACGGCTCCATCGGTGGCGTGATGGTGCTGCTGCTGTGGCTCTACCTCTCCGGGCTCATCTTCATCGTCGGAGGTGAAGTCAACGCCATCCTCGAGCACGCCTCGGTGGAGGGGAAGTCGAAGGGCGCCCGCGGCTTCGGGGAGCCCGCGCCGCTGGAGCCGCCCCTGAAGACGCCTGGCGCGGCCAAGAGCGCCAGCAGTGCCATGCGGTCGAAGCTGGCGCGCTTCCGATGGCGGCGCCGTGTGGCCCGGGGGCAGGAGCCCGAGCCGACCGTGGAGGAGCAGGACCCTCGCTCCTCCACGCTGCACTGA
- a CDS encoding MTAP family purine nucleoside phosphorylase gives MAVRVGIIGSPGLAQALGIPGKGESHILETPFGPHAGPIVTTELDGVSVAYVARHGTGHVYNATRAPYRANMYALKVLGVTHVLATGTVGSLREHIHPLHLALPDQVIDRTYRRPCTFYDDVAVHVDLGNPFCGTLRQVLEHARDPLGPTVHAEATYVCIEGPSLSTRAESMLYRTWGGDLVGMTGMPEARLAREAELHYAMVALPTDYDSWQPRAPGQEHDDLLAQVSHNRKAVTASGAALIRRALPRIGEARAICRCDTALALAIGTERSRIPDEVRGRLRPLLGRYLPPNVA, from the coding sequence ATGGCTGTCAGGGTGGGCATCATCGGGAGCCCCGGGTTGGCCCAGGCACTGGGCATCCCCGGCAAGGGCGAGTCCCACATCTTGGAGACGCCCTTCGGTCCTCACGCGGGCCCCATCGTCACCACCGAGCTCGACGGCGTCTCCGTCGCCTACGTCGCCCGCCACGGCACCGGCCACGTCTACAACGCCACCCGCGCGCCCTACCGCGCCAACATGTACGCGCTGAAGGTCCTGGGCGTCACCCACGTCCTCGCCACCGGCACCGTGGGCAGCCTGCGTGAGCACATCCATCCGCTCCACCTCGCCCTGCCGGACCAGGTCATCGACCGCACCTACCGCCGTCCCTGCACCTTCTACGACGACGTCGCCGTCCACGTGGACCTGGGCAACCCCTTCTGCGGCACCCTGCGTCAGGTGCTGGAGCACGCCAGGGACCCGCTGGGGCCGACCGTGCACGCCGAGGCCACCTACGTCTGCATCGAAGGCCCGTCCCTCAGCACCCGCGCGGAGAGCATGCTCTACCGCACCTGGGGCGGGGACCTGGTGGGAATGACGGGCATGCCCGAGGCCCGGCTCGCCCGGGAGGCGGAGCTCCACTACGCGATGGTGGCCCTGCCCACCGACTACGATTCGTGGCAGCCGCGCGCGCCGGGGCAGGAGCATGACGACCTGCTGGCGCAGGTCTCCCACAACCGGAAGGCCGTCACCGCCAGCGGCGCCGCGCTCATCCGCCGCGCGCTGCCTCGCATCGGTGAAGCCCGCGCCATCTGCCGCTGCGACACCGCGCTGGCCCTGGCCATCGGCACCGAGCGCAGCCGCATCCCCGACGAGGTGCGCGGCCGCCTCCGTCCACTGCTGGGCAGATACCTCCCGCCCAACGTCGCCTGA
- a CDS encoding ATP-grasp domain-containing protein — MLRPGEDLLQVEERLWLLSAPTGQGTYDFAFDRFFACRRPYVLPESMEVVARVGVWNDYAERYRELAEAGIRLVHTPEQHLQATELPHWYPKLTDLTPRSVWFDERPDAETVERLLGWPVFVKGERQTSRHRKSLSIIEGPEQFRQAMAAYAKDPILHWQRVVCRELRPLRRVEEGAPDRIPSSFEFRTFWWKGQLVGWGPYWWQGTPYTLTPEAQREALGLGREVARRLDVPFLVVDVAQEVSGRWIVIECNDGQESGYAGISPFALWRAILDVERGTGAA, encoded by the coding sequence ATGCTTCGTCCGGGTGAGGACCTGCTTCAGGTGGAAGAGCGGCTGTGGCTTTTGTCCGCGCCGACCGGGCAAGGCACCTACGACTTCGCCTTCGACCGCTTCTTCGCATGCCGCCGTCCGTACGTGCTGCCGGAGTCCATGGAGGTGGTGGCCAGGGTCGGCGTCTGGAACGACTACGCCGAGCGCTACCGCGAGTTGGCGGAAGCGGGTATCCGCCTGGTGCACACACCCGAGCAGCACCTACAGGCCACGGAGCTGCCGCACTGGTACCCGAAGCTCACGGACCTGACTCCGCGCAGCGTCTGGTTCGATGAGCGGCCAGACGCGGAGACCGTGGAGCGTCTGCTGGGGTGGCCCGTGTTCGTGAAGGGTGAGCGGCAGACCAGCCGGCACCGCAAGTCGCTCTCCATCATCGAAGGGCCCGAGCAGTTCCGCCAAGCGATGGCTGCCTACGCAAAGGACCCCATCCTCCACTGGCAGCGAGTGGTGTGCCGGGAGTTGAGGCCCTTGCGCCGGGTCGAGGAGGGCGCGCCGGACCGCATCCCCAGCTCCTTCGAGTTCCGCACCTTCTGGTGGAAGGGCCAACTGGTGGGGTGGGGGCCCTACTGGTGGCAGGGCACGCCGTACACCCTGACGCCGGAAGCGCAGCGCGAGGCGCTCGGGCTCGGGCGTGAGGTGGCACGTCGGCTGGACGTGCCCTTCCTCGTGGTGGACGTGGCCCAGGAGGTATCGGGCCGGTGGATTGTCATTGAGTGCAACGACGGCCAGGAGAGCGGCTACGCGGGGATTTCTCCGTTCGCGCTCTGGCGGGCCATCCTGGATGTCGAGCGCGGAACCGGAGCGGCCTAG